Proteins co-encoded in one Flavobacterium sp. M31R6 genomic window:
- a CDS encoding DUF4134 domain-containing protein, with translation MEKQSKKILLATMVILSGFSVLAQGDGSAGITEATQMVTSYFDPATQLIYAIGAVVGLIGGVKVYGKFSSGDPDTSKTAASWFGACIFLIVAATILRSFFL, from the coding sequence ATGGAAAAACAAAGTAAAAAAATCCTGCTGGCAACAATGGTAATACTGTCAGGCTTCAGTGTGTTGGCACAGGGAGACGGTTCAGCTGGTATCACCGAAGCCACACAAATGGTTACGTCCTATTTCGATCCTGCCACACAACTCATCTACGCTATTGGAGCCGTGGTAGGTCTCATTGGAGGGGTTAAAGTGTACGGTAAGTTCAGTAGCGGAGATCCCGATACAAGCAAGACTGCAGCAAGCTGGTTTGGTGCGTGTATCTTCTTAATCGTAGCCGCTACCATTTTACGTTCATTCTTCCTTTAA
- a CDS encoding ComEC/Rec2 family competence protein has protein sequence MKRNSTEFAILPAFHGDCILIKTYDINNDEFIILIDGGTAQTFRYTLKAELKDVNRIDLLILTHIDSDHIAGLISLFKSSLIDNIVIDEIWMNHPEIVEINNDELISTKQGDSLKELILLKNPDVKLIEITTLDKSIIKSGVEFIILSPTPQIKEELYRQWQLANLPKTNNDNVNISSQKEVYSNSLEDLSKIPFSPDKNINNDIFNSSSISFVLKCLDVSILLLADSRSEIITESLRLNCFNETKPLEVDYVKVSHHGSLNNTSQEQLGLIQSNNFIISTNGGTADHKHPSRETIARIVYNSQRKDEVLTIYFNYKIDDIKERIGDFINDTDFEEGNWNAINKNWF, from the coding sequence ATGAAAAGAAATAGTACAGAATTTGCCATATTACCCGCATTTCACGGAGATTGTATTCTTATTAAAACATATGATATCAATAATGATGAATTTATTATTCTTATTGATGGAGGTACTGCTCAAACTTTTAGATATACCCTTAAGGCAGAGTTAAAAGATGTTAACCGTATAGATTTACTTATACTCACCCACATTGACTCAGATCATATAGCTGGTTTAATTAGCTTATTTAAAAGTAGTCTTATAGATAATATTGTGATTGATGAAATTTGGATGAATCATCCAGAAATTGTAGAAATTAATAATGATGAATTGATAAGTACTAAACAAGGTGATTCTTTAAAAGAATTAATTCTTTTAAAGAATCCAGATGTAAAACTTATTGAAATAACTACGCTTGATAAGTCAATAATTAAAAGTGGGGTTGAGTTTATTATATTATCTCCGACTCCACAAATTAAAGAAGAATTATATAGACAATGGCAATTAGCCAATTTGCCAAAAACTAATAATGACAATGTAAATATCTCTTCTCAAAAAGAAGTTTATTCCAATTCATTAGAAGATTTAAGTAAAATACCATTCTCCCCAGATAAAAATATTAATAACGACATTTTTAATTCTTCTTCAATCTCTTTTGTTCTGAAATGCTTAGATGTTTCTATTCTTTTATTAGCAGATTCTAGATCGGAAATTATAACTGAGAGTTTAAGGTTAAATTGTTTTAACGAAACTAAACCATTAGAAGTTGACTATGTAAAAGTTTCTCACCACGGCAGTTTAAACAATACTTCACAGGAACAACTTGGCTTGATACAGTCTAATAATTTTATAATATCTACGAATGGAGGAACAGCTGATCATAAACACCCTTCAAGAGAAACTATTGCTCGGATAGTTTATAATTCTCAAAGAAAAGATGAGGTATTAACTATTTATTTCAATTATAAGATTGATGATATAAAAGAAAGGATTGGTGATTTTATAAATGATACAGATTTTGAAGAAGGAAATTGGAATGCAATAAATAAAAATTGGTTTTAG